In Brevinema andersonii, the genomic window TTTTATAATATTTTTATAGAAAAGACAACTTTGGTTTTGGGTAGGTTGACTTTTGTATTATATTTTGGTATTATATAAAGTGTAGTATTGTTGCTATTTTGTAAGAATAAATTTTACATTGATTAATTGATGTAGAAAGATATCTTAAGAAATACTTGACATTCGGTGGGGCGGGGAGGTATAATAGCGGAATAGTCTATAAATTTATATTCTATATGAGTTTGAATTTGGGGAGTTTATTATGCTGAGCAGATATTTTTTACCTTTTTTTGTACTGGCGATGTCTTGTTCAAATATAGGACAGACTGAAAAACCTGTGGTTTTTGTTGAGCAGTTAAAAGCTGTGCCTATTTGGACAGAGAAGAAGAATTTCGATATGGATAGCAATGTGCTTTATAAGCTGCCTGTCAATACGAATGGAGATATTCAATATTATACAAATATTTGGAAATTTGTGTCTTCCAAAGGGCCGAATAGGGCGGTATATATGAATGAGGAGTATCTTAGTCTATTGGGTGAAGATGGTACGACTTTAATAACAAATGGTGTGCTGACGAATGAATTTACGATTTTAATACAAAGTAATTCTATTATACTTGAGGATTCGCCTTTCTCAGTAAAAGAGTTGTTCCGGTCTGCTTATGAGCCTATAGATCGTGTGTTTGTTACCAATTTGTTATCGATACCTATGTGGTACCCGGTGTGGTCCCCGGCCCAGTATGGTGCTGATAAATCTGTTAAGTATAGTTATATTAGAATGATCGTGGAAAGCAATGGGAGTTATTATCCTGAGAATTTTACGAAGGATGAAAAGAGCGTGAAAGACCTGCATTGGACATTTGTGACAGCAAAGAGCCCGACGGTTGCATTATACAAAAGGACTTATACGGATGCTATGCCTGACGGTAAACCTGCTCCGCTCATGGAAGTGGAGGTTGAACGTGATCAGCTGATATGGCATAGAAACGATAGTGGAGGAAAGTATGGCTGGCCTCGTGCGAATGAGAGACCTGAAGATGAGGTAATAGAGCAAGACATTGAAGAATAAAAAAGAGGTATGTAATGAAGAAATTATTGCTTTTTTGCAGTATTTTATGTTTTGTTCCTATGTGGGCTGATGACATCTGGTTTATATCTCCGCAAAATGGGATGCCGGTTAGCGGGAAGATGACGATACAGATACAGCCGCCGTTTGTACAGACGCCGGTGCGGGTATGGATTGAGCGTGATCGTGGAGATAGGATGGTATGGAGTGGTCAATTGACGCCGCAAGGGAACTATACAACTACTGTTGATGTTTCGAGATTTCCTGCAGGAAAATATGAAGTTAAAGCTGAGTATTTCATCAACGGTAAAGATTTTGATGGAGATGTGACTATTTGGGTTGGCGGTCCTGCTGGACAACCTGGACCTGATGGTGGAACATATTATTAAAATTGCATTTAAAATCCCGGTTTTTGGCCGGGATTTTTTTGTTTTTTGAGAAATTTTTTATTATCTTTAAGGCAGTGGGGTGGTTATGAAAAATTTTGTAATATTTATATTATGGGCAGGGTCTATTTTCAGTTTTGTGTATTCTCAAACATCAGAGTTTCCGAATCTTGCGTTTCCGCGCGAAAATGAAATTGTTTATTCCGGTGACTTGTTTATTTTTGCCGAGCCCCATCCCGAACAAATTTATGCCCAATGCGTTGTCCATTATGAAATTTCCCACCGTGATAGCGGAAAAATAGTGCATAAAGGCAAGCTCACACCTGAAAGCGGTTACGAAATCTATTTGCCCATCGTCAAGTGGAAAAATGGCGATTATTTCTTAAAAGTCTTCTATGTCAACCCAGAAACAAAACAACACTCACCTGCAGCTTGGCGCAGCTTTACGGTCGAGAATAACTAATTGAATTTTTCGCAAAAATCCCCTATAATGGTCTGGGGGATGATCTGCTTTTGCGGGCTCCACTAAGGAATATCCCCCAGCATGCTGGGGGATTTTTATGCAGTATTATGGTATTTTGGGCATTTGGAAGCCTTCGGGGATGACATCATTTGATGTAGTGCGCATACTAAAAAGGAAAACAGGAATCAAAAAAATCGGTCATGGTGGTACATTGGATCCTATGGCTTCGGGTGTGTTGCCTGTGTTGATTGGCGATGCAACAGCATTTTTTGATGCGGTGCTACATTCCCCGAAAACATACCGTGCGGTTATTCAATTAGGTGCATGTACTGATACCGATGATAAAGAAGGAAAAACAGTTCGGAAGTTTGAGTTTCGAACCTTTTCTGATGCGCAAATCCAGACAAGTATTGACCGTTTAACAGGGGAAATCAGTCAGATTCCTCCGCAATATTCTGCTTTGAAGGTTAACGGACAACGAGCTTACGCTCTGGCGAGAGCTGGCCAGGAAGTGGTACTCCAACCCAGAACAATACAAGTTTATGCTTGGAATAATGTTACCTATGCTGCCGATCTTGGAATTATTTCTGCTGAAATTACGTGTTCTTCTGGGACATATATTCGTTCGTTAGCGCGTGATTTAGGAGCTATGTTGGAAACAGGAGCATATTTGTCTTTCCTCGAGCGAACTGCTGCCGGCGGGATCTGCTTGGAAGACTGCATTCAGCCCGATGCCGAAAATTGGCACGAAAAAATACTGGCTCCTGAACATGCGTTGAATTTTATACCGGCAGCAGAATGGGAAGGCTCTTTAGATTATTTGAAAACAGGACGTCCGCTGCCGGATATTGGTTGGGAACAAGGACTTAATCTTTTGATGTTCAAAGATAAAATTGCTGCATTAGTTTTTGTAGATGGCCAAAAAATCTCTTATCAGAAAAATCTTGCCTATCGGTTATGATATTTTCTTTTTCTGAAGATAAATCCGTGCAGCTCCTTTGTAAAGAGCTCCAGAAAGATGCTTCGGCGATGATTTTTCGCCTCGTGAGCGTCTGCGAAGATAATCATTCATAACATAAACTTTCCCATCTTCTCGGATACTATGAATTTTCGGCTGTTGCAAATTCATCCGCGCACGTACGACGCCTTTGCTGCCGTAATGCAGAAACGTTGCTGTACCTAACTCGTCCACCGATTCGACCACGCCTATATGAGTCAGTTTATCGTCCCAACGAAGATTACGGTTTTTATCATAGGTATTATCAAAAAAAACAATGTCCCCTGGCTGCAGTTCGGTGCTTTGAATGATATAATTTCTCTGCTCGAGCCCATTCCAGATCGCTGCAACGCCGTTGTTTCCTATGCCATACAGCTTTAGGAAATCCAACCCTGCCCAGTGGAACAAAAAAGCAATAAAACCTGAACAATCTCCGCGGTAAAATTTGTCATTGATGCGGGGGAATTTAGTCAGACCGACAGTATGTGGTGCTTGTGTCAGAAGTTTGTTGTAAAACTCTGCATTGTCGCCTGCAAAACTAAAGCTGAATGTCCATCCCCACAGTACTAAAAAAGAAATAATTTTTTTTGTCATAACAGCCCCTTTGCCATTTGTTTATCGATTTTCATACCCGTAAAACATAACACATAAGAGCTATTTTTTTCTTGAAGGTCTTTAGAAAACGAAAGGCTGTAATATTTCTTCGGCGTTCGGATTTCCTCCGAAATCATTCACCGAGCCCGGCCCGAATTGAAAATCAGGGTTGAGCCAATAAGAGTTTGTTTTGTTGTCGTAAGGATGTGGCATCAATACTGGTGGAATTTTGTTATCGCGGTTGGATAAGCTGCTGTCGTTTTTTTTGTTAAATCGGTTTATATCCGGCTGCGAGCCTTGCGGAATTTGGTTGTCTGGATAAATTGGTTGCCCATCAGCATTAGTTAAAACATTATGTTGCACGGGAATATAAATTTTTGGTTTTGGTGCTACTCCGTAAGTATTTTGTGTAAAAAGAATAACAAAAAGTGTCATAATCATCATAAAAACCTCCCCGTGAGTAAAATTTCTACCTTACCAAAATTATTGAATCTTACTATAATCGTCAATTTTTTATTTGAGATTTTATCGAAAATGTTTTATGATATAAGATATTAATAAGGGGTGTATATGCTAGCATATTTTTGGTGGATTGCGGCGGCGATTTTTTTTGTTGCAGAAATTTTTACTCCAGAGGCAGTGTTGGTTTTTGCTGGATTATCAGCAGTGTGTGTTGCTATACTGGATATGCTCGGCGTCCAGGGAATTTTTGTTCAAGGCACTGTTTTTGTTATTTTATCCACAATCCTAACTTATTATATGCGCCCATTTTGGATGCGCCTTTTAAACAATAAAGATCTTAAAACTGGAGCTTCTGCATTGATAGGGCAGGAAGTACGTGTCATCGAGGATATCAATCATCAAAAGCTAACCGGACGTGTTAAAATTGGTGCCGACGAATTTCCTGCAAAATCAGTAGATGATTCCGTGATTTTGGCGGGGCGTTTTGCTACAGTTAAGAAAATTCAAGGCATTACATTGATTGTTTCTCAAAAAGAGGTTCATCATGAGAAATAGAATCAGTTCGAATCCTTATCCTGGTACACGCGATTTTTACCCCCAAGAAATGAGGTTCCGTGAAATGATGTTCTCGATGATCGAAGATGTTTTAATTGACTTCGCTTATGAAAAAATGTCTGGACCTCTGCTGGAGAATTTTGTAATTTACGCAGAGAAAAGCGGCGAAGAAATAGCCGAAAAACAACTATATGCTTTTACAGACAAAGGAGACCGGCGTGTAGCGATTCGTCCGGAACTAACACCCACTGTTGCACGGATGTTTGCTGCCCGAATTAATGAATTAGCTTCGGTGCAACGTTGGTACTCAGTTGAAAATTTTATGCGCTATGAGCGTCCACAGAAAGGCCGGCTTCGAGAATTTTGGCAGGTGAATGTTGACCTCATTGGGGCTCAAGGATCTTTTGCTGACTTCGAATTGCTCCGTGTAGCACAGGCTATTTTTACTAATTTTGGTGCAACAACATCCATGTATGCCATCAATATAAACCATCGTGGTTTTGTGAGAGATCTTTTGGTATTGTATATAGGTATTTCTGATGACAAGGTTGAGCAGATTGCTAAAATCATTGACAAAAAAGCTAAAATTTCTCAAGAAAGTTTTGAAACACTGCTTTTGGAACAGCAGTTGACACAAGAACAAATACAAAAAATTATTAATATTTTTACTCTTTCTTTTGAAGAGTGTTTGAAATTTGTTCCTGAGTCTTCGGGTGGGCTTGAGTTGCAAGGTATCTTTAAGCTTGGCCATGATGTGTTTGGTGATCGAAATCCTCTTGTTTTCAATTTTAGTGTCGTTCGCGGGTTGGCATACTATACCGGGCTTGTATTTGAGGCCTTTGATAAAAATTCTGAAAATCCGCGTGCTCTGTTTGGAGGTGGCCGTTATGATAATTTAGTCGAGCTTTTTCATAAAAATAATGTTTCTGGTGTTGGTTTTGCACTGGGTGACGTCACTTTTGAAGCATTCTTGCGCAGTCATAACCTGCTCAATGATGATGATCTGCTGGTAGAAAGGCATGTTATTGTGACAGATGCAGAGGTTCCGGTTGCTTTTTTTCATCGAATAGCTGATCATTTGAAATCTGTTCAGGAGATTTTCTGGGAATGTGTTGAGCTTATGCGTTCTGTTCCTC contains:
- the truB gene encoding tRNA pseudouridine(55) synthase TruB gives rise to the protein MQYYGILGIWKPSGMTSFDVVRILKRKTGIKKIGHGGTLDPMASGVLPVLIGDATAFFDAVLHSPKTYRAVIQLGACTDTDDKEGKTVRKFEFRTFSDAQIQTSIDRLTGEISQIPPQYSALKVNGQRAYALARAGQEVVLQPRTIQVYAWNNVTYAADLGIISAEITCSSGTYIRSLARDLGAMLETGAYLSFLERTAAGGICLEDCIQPDAENWHEKILAPEHALNFIPAAEWEGSLDYLKTGRPLPDIGWEQGLNLLMFKDKIAALVFVDGQKISYQKNLAYRL
- a CDS encoding NfeD family protein; translation: MLAYFWWIAAAIFFVAEIFTPEAVLVFAGLSAVCVAILDMLGVQGIFVQGTVFVILSTILTYYMRPFWMRLLNNKDLKTGASALIGQEVRVIEDINHQKLTGRVKIGADEFPAKSVDDSVILAGRFATVKKIQGITLIVSQKEVHHEK
- a CDS encoding histidine--tRNA ligase; translated protein: MRNRISSNPYPGTRDFYPQEMRFREMMFSMIEDVLIDFAYEKMSGPLLENFVIYAEKSGEEIAEKQLYAFTDKGDRRVAIRPELTPTVARMFAARINELASVQRWYSVENFMRYERPQKGRLREFWQVNVDLIGAQGSFADFELLRVAQAIFTNFGATTSMYAININHRGFVRDLLVLYIGISDDKVEQIAKIIDKKAKISQESFETLLLEQQLTQEQIQKIINIFTLSFEECLKFVPESSGGLELQGIFKLGHDVFGDRNPLVFNFSVVRGLAYYTGLVFEAFDKNSENPRALFGGGRYDNLVELFHKNNVSGVGFALGDVTFEAFLRSHNLLNDDDLLVERHVIVTDAEVPVAFFHRIADHLKSVQEIFWECVELMRSVPQNEMLGRVLDHLQKNAYFDREKYQEIEKNTDKFLSEVQSRHFIVEIYPDPSVSLSKQLQYANKAKADYVWICGDRELKHGVIKRKNMISGTEIEFDLTTFELF
- a CDS encoding CHAP domain-containing protein is translated as MTKKIISFLVLWGWTFSFSFAGDNAEFYNKLLTQAPHTVGLTKFPRINDKFYRGDCSGFIAFLFHWAGLDFLKLYGIGNNGVAAIWNGLEQRNYIIQSTELQPGDIVFFDNTYDKNRNLRWDDKLTHIGVVESVDELGTATFLHYGSKGVVRARMNLQQPKIHSIREDGKVYVMNDYLRRRSRGEKSSPKHLSGALYKGAARIYLQKKKIS